From one Mycobacterium colombiense CECT 3035 genomic stretch:
- a CDS encoding cytochrome P450 — MPSTIDTRNQLRPDIDLTDGAFYAGDSRSVYRWMRENEPVFRDRNGLAAAASYQAVIDAERAPELFSNAGGIRPDQDAPPMMIAMDDPAHLLRRKLVNAGFTRKRVKDREHSIGALCDALIDNVCERGECDFVWDLAAPLPMAVIGDMLGVLPEERQMFLRWSDDMVTLLSSTTAQEDFQVSVDAFAAYTEYMTGMIAARKADPTDDLVSVLVHAEVDGEKLADHEIVTEVLLLLIGGDETTRHTLSGGTAQILRHPQQHQRLVNDVALLPNAIEEMLRWTAPVKNMARTMTADVDFHGAQLQRGEKIILLFESANFDEAVFGDPENFRIDRYPNNHLAFGFGTHFCLGNQLARLELSMMLERLLKRLPDMRLASGEPLPLRPANFVSGLEKMPVKFTPAPRSGA; from the coding sequence GTGCCAAGCACCATCGATACGCGCAACCAGCTACGGCCCGATATCGACCTGACCGACGGCGCCTTCTATGCGGGCGATTCGCGGTCGGTCTATCGATGGATGCGCGAGAACGAACCGGTCTTTCGGGACCGCAATGGCCTGGCGGCCGCGGCGAGCTACCAGGCGGTGATCGACGCCGAGCGTGCACCGGAGTTGTTCTCCAACGCCGGCGGTATCCGGCCCGACCAGGACGCGCCGCCGATGATGATCGCGATGGACGACCCCGCGCACCTGCTGCGACGCAAGCTGGTCAATGCGGGCTTTACCCGCAAACGCGTCAAGGACAGGGAGCACTCGATCGGCGCGCTGTGTGATGCGTTGATCGACAACGTCTGTGAGCGGGGCGAGTGCGACTTCGTCTGGGATCTCGCCGCGCCGCTTCCGATGGCGGTGATCGGTGACATGCTCGGGGTGCTTCCGGAGGAGCGCCAGATGTTCCTTCGCTGGTCCGACGACATGGTGACCTTGCTCAGCAGCACGACCGCGCAGGAGGATTTCCAGGTCTCGGTGGATGCCTTCGCCGCCTACACCGAATACATGACCGGCATGATCGCGGCGCGCAAGGCGGATCCGACCGATGACCTGGTCAGTGTGCTGGTACATGCGGAGGTGGACGGCGAAAAGCTGGCGGACCACGAGATCGTCACCGAGGTGTTGCTACTCCTGATCGGCGGCGACGAGACCACTCGGCACACGCTGTCCGGCGGTACCGCGCAGATTCTGCGGCACCCGCAACAGCACCAGCGGCTGGTCAACGACGTGGCGCTGCTGCCCAACGCGATCGAGGAGATGCTGCGCTGGACGGCCCCGGTCAAGAACATGGCCCGCACCATGACCGCCGATGTGGACTTCCACGGCGCACAGCTGCAGCGCGGCGAGAAGATCATCCTGCTGTTCGAATCGGCCAACTTCGATGAGGCGGTGTTCGGTGATCCGGAGAACTTCCGCATCGACCGCTACCCCAACAATCATCTGGCCTTCGGGTTCGGGACGCACTTCTGTCTGGGCAATCAGCTGGCGCGCCTGGAGCTGTCGATGATGCTCGAGCGCCTGCTGAAACGCCTGCCGGATATGCGGCTGGCGTCCGGCGAGCCGCTGCCGCTGCGCCCGGCGAACTTTGTCAGCGGCCTGGAAAAGATGCCGGTGAAGTTCACGCCGGCGCCACGATCAGGCGCCTGA
- a CDS encoding ATP-binding protein, whose amino-acid sequence MRLTLAGTARPDTAAEWRRALQRWLQYDVRAPKEIREDVVLGVNEALANCVEHAYRSHHQAGAMKLQASYDPDAESIRVCVSDRGNWRKPSSRHSSDPHASRGIMLMHGLADHCTIHARPNGTSVYLDYATDTEAGQHPR is encoded by the coding sequence GTGCGGCTGACGCTCGCCGGCACAGCCCGCCCCGACACGGCGGCGGAATGGCGCCGTGCGCTGCAACGGTGGCTGCAGTACGACGTGCGCGCGCCGAAGGAGATCCGCGAGGACGTCGTCCTGGGCGTCAACGAGGCGTTGGCGAATTGTGTCGAACACGCTTACCGCTCGCATCACCAGGCGGGCGCCATGAAACTTCAGGCCAGCTACGACCCGGACGCCGAGTCGATCCGCGTCTGCGTCAGCGACCGCGGAAACTGGCGGAAGCCCTCGTCCAGGCACTCCAGCGACCCCCACGCGTCGCGCGGGATCATGCTGATGCACGGCCTCGCCGACCACTGCACCATCCACGCCCGCCCCAACGGCACCAGTGTCTACCTGGATTACGCGACCGACACCGAGGCCGGGCAGCACCCACGTTGA